One segment of Fuscovulum ytuae DNA contains the following:
- a CDS encoding zinc-dependent alcohol dehydrogenase: MKSNVNSLADGQAMPGREAGGVAPGPGMVSALGDGMALEAGLKRNADHLMALWCEGAGRAGLRPGAEGTGLACRALFSGISRGTERLVFEGRVPETEWARMRAPFQEGDFPHPVKYGYAMVAEVLEGALAGRAVFALHPHQRGFRLPEAALVPVPEAVTPARAVLAANMETALNVIWDSGAGPGDRVAVVGAGVVGVLVGYLAARLPGAEVTLVDLLPGRAALAGRVGCGFALPGEAGGDCDVVIHTSASAEGLATAMALAGPEAAVVEASWYGVGAVPVALGGAFHSQRLRLIGSQVGRVPPARAPRWTYRRRLEKALDLLRDDALEALISGETPFAEMAAAYGSVLHDPETLCHRIRY, translated from the coding sequence ATGAAAAGCAACGTCAATTCCTTGGCCGACGGGCAGGCCATGCCGGGGCGAGAGGCGGGCGGGGTTGCGCCCGGGCCGGGCATGGTGTCAGCCTTAGGGGATGGGATGGCGCTGGAGGCCGGGCTGAAGCGGAACGCGGATCATCTCATGGCGCTGTGGTGCGAGGGCGCGGGGCGTGCGGGGCTGCGACCGGGGGCCGAAGGCACGGGTCTGGCCTGCCGTGCGCTGTTTTCCGGGATCAGCCGGGGGACGGAGCGGCTGGTGTTCGAGGGGCGGGTGCCGGAAACGGAATGGGCGCGGATGCGCGCGCCCTTTCAGGAAGGCGATTTCCCGCATCCGGTGAAATACGGCTATGCGATGGTGGCCGAGGTTCTGGAAGGTGCGCTGGCGGGGCGTGCGGTCTTTGCCTTGCATCCCCATCAGCGCGGGTTCCGCCTGCCGGAGGCGGCGCTGGTGCCTGTGCCCGAAGCTGTGACGCCTGCGCGGGCGGTCTTGGCCGCCAATATGGAGACGGCGCTGAACGTGATCTGGGACAGCGGCGCGGGGCCGGGGGACCGGGTCGCCGTTGTGGGCGCGGGCGTCGTGGGGGTGCTGGTGGGATATTTGGCCGCGCGGCTGCCGGGGGCGGAGGTCACGCTGGTGGACCTGTTGCCGGGGCGGGCGGCGTTGGCGGGGCGCGTGGGCTGTGGCTTTGCGCTGCCGGGTGAGGCTGGGGGTGATTGCGATGTGGTGATCCATACCAGCGCATCGGCGGAAGGTCTGGCCACGGCGATGGCGCTTGCGGGGCCGGAGGCGGCGGTGGTGGAGGCCAGCTGGTATGGCGTAGGGGCGGTGCCCGTGGCGCTGGGGGGCGCGTTTCACAGCCAGAGGCTGCGGTTGATCGGGTCGCAGGTGGGGCGGGTGCCGCCGGCGCGCGCGCCACGCTGGACCTATCGGCGGCGGCTGGAAAAGGCGCTGGACTTGCTGCGGGATGACGCGCTGGAGGCGCTGATTTCCGGCGAGACGCCCTTTGCCGAGATGGCGGCGGCCTATGGGTCGGTGCTGCACGATCCTGAAACCCTGTGCCATCGCATTCGTTACTGA
- a CDS encoding 6-pyruvoyl trahydropterin synthase family protein, whose amino-acid sequence MYAVEVRDHIMIAHSLPSPVFGPAQGMHGATFTVDAAFFAEDIDDHGLVVDIGLAVEALAAVLEPLRYRNLDEVPEFKGKFTTTEFLCGVIHRGMAARVRAGDLKDGGRVKRLRITLHESHMARAWCEGDI is encoded by the coding sequence ATGTATGCCGTCGAAGTGAGAGACCATATCATGATCGCCCATAGCCTGCCCTCGCCCGTTTTCGGGCCGGCGCAAGGGATGCATGGGGCGACCTTTACGGTGGATGCGGCGTTTTTCGCCGAGGATATCGATGACCACGGGCTGGTGGTGGATATCGGGCTGGCGGTGGAGGCTTTGGCGGCGGTGCTGGAGCCGCTGCGCTATCGCAATCTGGACGAGGTGCCGGAGTTCAAAGGCAAGTTCACCACGACGGAATTCCTGTGCGGCGTGATCCATCGCGGGATGGCGGCGCGGGTGCGGGCTGGGGATTTGAAGGATGGGGGCCGGGTGAAACGGCTGCGCATCACGCTGCATGAAAGCCATATGGCGCGGGCCTGGTGCGAGGGGGATATCTGA
- a CDS encoding hydantoinase/oxoprolinase family protein — protein MAYFLGVDTGGTYTDAVIVDEAATQVIGSAKSLTTRGDLALGVGRAVDAALAQAGVAAADVALVSLSTTLATNALVEGQGGRVALVFIGFSEADLERGGLIEALKGDPVIRLAGGHSHAGTEAAPLDLVALEAEVGRLADQVMGFAVAASFATRNPAHEVAAREVIRRVTGRPVTCSHELSANLNGPKRALTAVLNARLIGMIDRLVAACERHLEAIGVKAPLMVVRGDGALISAAMVRERPIETILSGPAASIVGARWLTGEKDALVSDIGGTTTDVALLRDGLPEIDPQGARVGGFRTMVEAVAMRTTGLGGDSEVHLITEGLDGGLRLGPRRLCPVSLLAVEHGAMVHAALDRWLSAEAVGEFDGRFAIPMGGNAGGLGPRDVAVLGRLTQPMPVAQALTSRLEVAALERLVARGLVMISGVTPSDASHVLGRLAAWDGAAAEKAVRLLARRRNGRGERFAPDEKVFAQAIIDQLTAQTVDCLLEAAFGEDAAFAGEGPEALARHPLMRAGLAQHRGVVEITARLGVPVIGLGASAPSYYGAVGDRLGCRMVLPEHAGVANAIGAVVGQVSQRVSGLVSSPAEGRFVAHLAEGLQAFNTREAALEAMEAALVAEAMARAKAAGAEEVQLRVTREVKEAEVEGRSMFIEATVTATASGRPRVAHG, from the coding sequence ATGGCGTATTTTCTGGGCGTGGATACGGGCGGCACCTATACCGATGCGGTGATCGTGGATGAGGCCGCGACGCAGGTGATCGGGTCGGCCAAATCCTTGACGACGCGGGGCGATCTGGCGCTGGGCGTGGGGCGGGCGGTGGATGCCGCGCTGGCGCAGGCGGGGGTGGCCGCGGCGGATGTGGCGCTGGTGTCGCTGTCCACCACGCTGGCCACCAATGCGCTGGTCGAGGGGCAGGGGGGGCGGGTCGCGCTGGTCTTCATCGGGTTTTCCGAGGCGGACCTTGAGCGCGGCGGGTTGATCGAGGCCTTAAAGGGCGATCCGGTGATCCGGCTGGCCGGCGGGCATAGCCACGCGGGGACCGAGGCCGCGCCCTTGGACCTTGTGGCGCTGGAGGCAGAGGTGGGGCGGCTTGCCGATCAGGTGATGGGCTTTGCGGTGGCGGCGAGTTTTGCCACGCGAAACCCTGCGCATGAGGTGGCGGCGCGCGAGGTGATCCGGCGCGTGACGGGGCGGCCTGTGACGTGTTCGCATGAGCTTTCGGCCAATCTGAACGGGCCGAAGCGGGCCCTGACGGCGGTGTTGAACGCGCGGCTGATCGGGATGATTGATCGGCTTGTGGCGGCCTGCGAGCGGCATCTTGAGGCGATCGGGGTGAAGGCCCCGCTGATGGTGGTGCGGGGGGATGGCGCGCTGATCTCCGCGGCGATGGTGCGAGAGCGGCCCATCGAGACGATCCTTTCGGGGCCTGCCGCCAGCATCGTCGGGGCGCGCTGGTTGACCGGGGAAAAGGATGCGCTGGTCAGCGACATCGGCGGGACGACGACGGATGTGGCGCTGTTGCGCGACGGGCTGCCCGAAATCGACCCGCAGGGGGCGCGTGTGGGCGGGTTTCGCACCATGGTCGAGGCCGTGGCGATGCGCACCACGGGGCTGGGTGGTGACAGCGAGGTGCATCTGATCACCGAAGGGCTGGACGGGGGCCTGCGGTTGGGGCCGCGGCGGTTGTGCCCTGTGTCCTTGCTGGCGGTGGAGCATGGGGCGATGGTGCATGCGGCGCTGGACCGCTGGCTTTCTGCCGAGGCGGTGGGGGAGTTCGACGGGCGGTTCGCCATTCCCATGGGCGGGAATGCCGGGGGCCTTGGGCCGCGGGACGTGGCGGTGCTGGGGCGGTTGACCCAGCCGATGCCGGTGGCGCAGGCCCTGACCTCACGCCTTGAGGTGGCGGCGCTGGAGCGGCTGGTGGCGCGTGGCTTGGTGATGATTTCCGGCGTGACGCCTTCGGATGCGAGCCATGTTCTGGGCCGTCTGGCGGCATGGGACGGGGCGGCGGCGGAAAAGGCGGTGCGGTTGCTGGCGCGGCGGCGGAATGGGCGGGGCGAGCGGTTTGCCCCAGATGAAAAGGTATTCGCGCAGGCGATCATTGATCAGCTGACGGCGCAGACGGTGGATTGCCTGCTGGAGGCGGCCTTTGGCGAGGATGCAGCCTTTGCGGGCGAGGGGCCGGAGGCTTTGGCGCGGCATCCCCTGATGCGGGCGGGATTGGCGCAGCATCGGGGCGTGGTGGAGATCACGGCGCGGCTGGGGGTGCCCGTGATCGGGCTGGGGGCTTCCGCTCCCTCATACTACGGCGCGGTGGGGGACAGGCTTGGGTGCCGCATGGTGCTGCCGGAACATGCCGGGGTGGCCAATGCCATCGGTGCGGTGGTGGGGCAGGTGAGCCAGCGGGTGAGCGGGCTGGTCAGCAGCCCCGCCGAGGGGCGGTTCGTGGCGCATCTGGCGGAGGGGTTGCAGGCCTTCAACACGCGTGAGGCAGCGTTGGAGGCGATGGAGGCCGCACTGGTGGCCGAGGCGATGGCGCGGGCCAAGGCGGCAGGGGCCGAAGAGGTGCAACTGCGCGTGACGCGGGAGGTGAAGGAGGCAGAGGTGGAGGGTCGGTCGATGTTCATCGAAGCGACAGTGACCGCCACAGCATCCGGCCGTCCGCGCGTGGCGCATGGTTGA
- a CDS encoding FkbM family methyltransferase → MDIATTLGLARSLVIYHNPLRLIPLRRFYAGLLPHGALAFDVGAHVGSRARVLRAAGARVVAVEPQAAFAAFLRRTLPRDITLIEAALGPREMTAEMAVSALHPTVSTLQADFAETAGTAPGFGHVRWDRRQQVQVTTLDRLIATHGRPDYIKIDVEGFELDVLSGLSQPVPLISVEYLPPLPDNTLRVIDRLAQLGPYRFNPVAGESGRFLWPDWRDGATTADWLRSLPPTTRSGDLYARLT, encoded by the coding sequence ATGGATATCGCTACCACACTCGGCCTTGCCCGGTCGCTGGTGATCTATCACAACCCGCTGCGGCTGATCCCCCTGCGCCGCTTTTATGCGGGCCTCTTGCCCCACGGTGCGCTGGCCTTCGACGTGGGCGCGCATGTGGGCAGCCGCGCCCGCGTCCTGCGCGCGGCAGGGGCGCGGGTGGTGGCCGTGGAACCGCAAGCCGCCTTCGCGGCCTTCCTGCGCCGCACCCTGCCCCGCGACATCACCCTGATCGAGGCCGCCCTCGGCCCCCGTGAAATGACGGCCGAAATGGCCGTCTCCGCCCTGCACCCCACCGTTTCCACCCTGCAAGCCGACTTTGCCGAAACCGCAGGCACCGCCCCCGGCTTTGGCCATGTCAGATGGGACCGCAGGCAACAGGTGCAGGTCACCACGCTCGACCGCCTGATCGCCACCCATGGCCGGCCCGATTATATCAAGATCGATGTCGAAGGGTTCGAATTGGACGTCCTCTCGGGCCTGTCCCAACCCGTCCCGCTGATCTCGGTCGAATATCTGCCGCCCCTGCCCGACAACACGCTGCGCGTCATCGACAGGCTGGCCCAGCTTGGCCCCTACCGCTTCAACCCCGTCGCGGGCGAAAGCGGCCGCTTCCTTTGGCCCGACTGGCGCGATGGCGCCACAACGGCGGATTGGCTGCGCAGCCTGCCGCCCACCACCCGCTCCGGCGATCTTTACGCCCGGCTCACCTGA
- a CDS encoding inositol monophosphatase family protein has translation MTDWEGDLALAVAAAEDAGVALLRHHRARDRLRVKEKRAGDFVSEADREAEALLKRRLLGARPGDGWLGEEMGEVAGNERRWVVDPLDGTTNFLRGLPYWCVSVALEVEGRPRLGVIHDPLHGETFSAAPGTGLRVNGRLLPSASRVGMSGALFGTGIPFGGMAHIATHAADIARLMPHCAGVRRTGASALDLAYVAAGRLDGFWERRLRPWDVAAGLALMAEAGVQVEGMAEDEDPWATGSVLCATPSLFDAFAALVRDQVSRA, from the coding sequence ATGACGGATTGGGAAGGCGATCTGGCGCTGGCCGTGGCGGCAGCGGAGGATGCGGGGGTGGCGCTGCTGCGGCATCACCGGGCGCGTGACAGGCTGCGGGTGAAAGAAAAGCGGGCGGGCGATTTCGTATCGGAGGCAGACCGCGAGGCAGAGGCCTTGTTGAAGCGGCGGCTCTTGGGCGCGCGGCCGGGGGATGGCTGGCTGGGCGAGGAGATGGGCGAGGTGGCCGGAAACGAGCGGCGCTGGGTGGTCGATCCCTTGGACGGGACGACGAATTTCCTGCGCGGCCTGCCTTATTGGTGCGTGTCGGTCGCCTTGGAGGTGGAGGGGCGGCCAAGGCTTGGGGTGATCCATGACCCATTGCATGGCGAGACTTTTTCTGCTGCACCCGGAACGGGGCTGCGGGTGAATGGGCGGCTTTTGCCGAGCGCATCGCGCGTGGGCATGTCGGGGGCGCTGTTTGGGACGGGCATCCCCTTTGGCGGCATGGCGCATATTGCGACCCATGCCGCCGATATCGCGCGGCTGATGCCACATTGCGCGGGGGTGCGGCGGACGGGGGCATCCGCGCTTGATCTGGCTTATGTGGCGGCGGGGCGGCTGGATGGGTTCTGGGAGCGGAGACTGCGGCCTTGGGACGTGGCGGCAGGGCTGGCGCTGATGGCCGAGGCGGGGGTGCAGGTGGAAGGCATGGCGGAGGATGAGGACCCTTGGGCGACAGGCAGCGTTCTTTGCGCGACGCCTTCGCTGTTTGACGCCTTCGCGGCGCTGGTGCGGGATCAGGTGAGCCGGGCGTAA
- a CDS encoding cytochrome b, whose translation MSQGYTPAQRWLHWIIAALILPMILAGLVMVQSGLPRGLQNALFIGHKNIGTLLLILVTLRLVLRLRRGAPALPDTIPTLQRRIAEASHAALYALMLLLPLSGYIRVRAGGFPIEALDKLGLPSFVPRSDTLATAAKTVHEYGGYALMALLLAHIGAAIHHGMRRDGLWARIWPPQG comes from the coding sequence ATGTCCCAAGGCTACACCCCCGCGCAGCGCTGGCTGCACTGGATCATCGCCGCCCTCATCCTGCCGATGATCCTGGCAGGCCTTGTCATGGTGCAATCCGGCCTGCCGCGCGGCCTGCAAAACGCGCTTTTCATCGGGCACAAGAACATCGGCACCCTGCTTCTGATCCTTGTCACCCTGCGCCTCGTGCTGCGCCTGCGCCGGGGCGCGCCCGCCCTGCCAGATACGATCCCCACCCTCCAGCGCCGCATCGCCGAGGCCAGCCATGCCGCCCTTTACGCGCTCATGCTGCTCTTGCCCCTCTCCGGTTATATCCGCGTCCGCGCCGGCGGCTTCCCGATCGAGGCGCTCGACAAGCTCGGCCTGCCCAGCTTTGTCCCACGCTCCGACACCCTCGCCACGGCGGCAAAGACGGTTCATGAATATGGCGGCTACGCGCTGATGGCCCTTCTCTTGGCCCATATCGGCGCCGCGATCCATCACGGGATGAGGCGCGATGGGCTCTGGGCTCGCATCTGGCCGCCGCAAGGCTGA
- the rpoN gene encoding RNA polymerase factor sigma-54, which translates to MSTGQRIGVLTRQRLSLTAGLHASIRVLKADAAGLARYLEEVAAENPALLLRPAAAGEWLPRWDGALRGGGFADTLDQVEGAGPSLMAHVAGWIARQRMGAEDQRIALALAEGLEPSGWLGVAVEAVAAELGVPSGRVALVLARVQRIEPAGLFARSLAECLLLQAEAEGDADPVLRAVIARLDLVAAGDVGRLARQLGAGEAEVMAAIRRLRGMNPKPGTQFDMQAAPVREPDLIARKGMEGWMVSLNRSSLPEISVKPGRGEGQGAARAVLRLVEARNDTLLRVGREILRRQEAALDHGASRLVPMTMAEVGAATDLHESTVSRVVAGTSVDTPKGPLWLRALFSGAMGGEGAPDISAAALRARLAEMVAAEDKTRPLSDEALVVALQAEGAVVARRTVSKYREMMGIAPARLRRVPGKRRR; encoded by the coding sequence ATGTCGACAGGTCAGAGGATCGGGGTTTTAACGCGGCAGCGGCTTAGCCTGACGGCGGGGCTGCATGCGTCGATCCGTGTGCTGAAGGCGGATGCGGCGGGGTTGGCGCGCTATTTGGAAGAGGTGGCGGCAGAGAACCCGGCTTTGCTGCTGCGCCCGGCGGCGGCGGGGGAATGGCTGCCACGCTGGGACGGGGCGCTGCGCGGGGGCGGCTTTGCGGATACGCTGGATCAGGTGGAAGGCGCGGGGCCGAGCCTGATGGCGCATGTGGCGGGATGGATCGCACGGCAGCGGATGGGGGCGGAGGATCAGCGGATCGCGCTGGCCCTGGCCGAGGGGTTGGAGCCTTCGGGCTGGCTGGGCGTTGCGGTCGAGGCGGTTGCGGCGGAGCTTGGGGTGCCGAGTGGACGTGTTGCCTTGGTTCTGGCGCGGGTGCAGCGGATCGAACCGGCGGGGCTGTTTGCGCGGTCCTTGGCGGAGTGCCTGTTGTTGCAGGCGGAGGCAGAGGGGGATGCAGACCCGGTCCTGCGGGCGGTGATCGCGCGTCTGGATCTTGTGGCGGCGGGGGATGTTGGGCGGTTAGCGCGACAGCTTGGGGCGGGCGAGGCCGAGGTGATGGCAGCGATCCGGCGGCTGCGGGGGATGAACCCGAAGCCGGGGACGCAGTTCGACATGCAGGCCGCCCCGGTGCGGGAGCCGGATCTGATTGCGCGGAAGGGGATGGAGGGGTGGATGGTGTCGTTGAACCGGTCGTCACTCCCCGAAATCTCGGTCAAGCCGGGGCGCGGCGAGGGGCAGGGTGCCGCACGGGCCGTGCTGCGGCTGGTGGAGGCGCGGAACGACACGCTGCTGCGCGTGGGGCGCGAGATTTTGCGGCGGCAGGAGGCGGCGCTGGACCATGGGGCGAGCCGTCTGGTGCCGATGACGATGGCCGAGGTGGGGGCGGCGACGGACCTGCATGAAAGCACGGTGAGCCGGGTTGTGGCAGGGACGAGTGTGGATACGCCGAAGGGGCCTTTGTGGCTGCGGGCGCTGTTTTCCGGCGCAATGGGGGGCGAGGGGGCACCCGACATCTCGGCTGCGGCCTTGCGGGCGCGACTTGCCGAGATGGTGGCGGCGGAGGATAAGACGCGACCCCTGTCGGATGAGGCGCTGGTGGTGGCCTTGCAGGCAGAGGGCGCGGTGGTGGCGCGACGGACGGTTTCGAAATACCGCGAGATGATGGGGATCGCGCCGGCGCGGCTGCGCCGCGTGCCGGGGAAACGCCGCCGTTAG
- a CDS encoding class I SAM-dependent methyltransferase — protein sequence MGFSADWLALREPADHAARDGGLMARAAALAGARPVVVDLGAGTGSTRRAFGEVLPKGAVWRMVEGDAELLARCEGERHLMDLRDLAALPLEGASLVTASALLDLVSEEWVAGLVNALAARRLPFLAALSYDGRMAWSPEDGGDAGVTAAFNRHQRGDKGFGPALGPDAVARAAALFKAAGYRVRLANSPWQIGPDQAGLGGALLDGIAVAAVEAGVAADEAARWLAARRAILSQGGMVIGHLDLLAVPEEREARDADG from the coding sequence ATGGGCTTTTCCGCCGACTGGCTGGCCTTGCGCGAACCTGCGGACCATGCGGCGCGGGATGGCGGGCTGATGGCGCGGGCGGCGGCCCTTGCGGGGGCGCGGCCTGTGGTGGTGGACCTTGGGGCGGGGACGGGGTCCACGCGGCGGGCCTTTGGCGAGGTTTTGCCCAAGGGCGCGGTCTGGCGGATGGTGGAGGGGGATGCAGAATTGCTGGCCCGATGTGAGGGCGAGCGGCATCTGATGGACCTGCGCGATCTGGCGGCGCTGCCTTTGGAGGGGGCTTCGCTGGTGACGGCCTCGGCGCTTTTGGACCTTGTGTCGGAAGAGTGGGTGGCGGGGTTGGTGAATGCCTTGGCCGCGCGGCGGCTGCCGTTTCTGGCGGCGCTAAGCTATGATGGGCGAATGGCGTGGTCGCCCGAGGATGGTGGGGATGCGGGCGTGACGGCGGCCTTCAACCGGCATCAACGGGGGGACAAGGGGTTTGGTCCGGCACTGGGGCCGGATGCGGTGGCGCGGGCGGCGGCTTTGTTCAAGGCGGCGGGATATCGCGTGCGGCTGGCCAATAGCCCGTGGCAGATCGGGCCGGATCAGGCGGGCTTGGGCGGGGCGCTGCTGGACGGGATTGCGGTGGCGGCGGTTGAGGCGGGTGTGGCGGCGGATGAGGCGGCGCGCTGGCTGGCGGCGCGGCGAGCAATTCTGTCGCAGGGAGGGATGGTCATCGGCCATCTGGACCTGCTGGCCGTGCCGGAAGAGAGGGAGGCGCGCGATGCAGACGGTTGA
- a CDS encoding RibD family protein, producing MQTVEVTARVWDRILALRQGRGCACCGRWSAGERAALSLYAPLARRDLGPVTVAQIGQSLDGRIATVSGDARDISGADGLAHLHRMRALVDGVLIGARTALHDRPRLTVRMCKGANPARILLDPRGRVPDDLEIFREDGARRIVVQAVDRPRPSGVEVIHLPEGDGWFAPGDILAALQMRGIGSLLVEGGGITIGRFLEAGLLTRLQVAISPLLIGAGPASLTLRSPVARLADAIRPETRSYGLGPEVVFDCALSPEAVAAWAPIHAAPVVAAGGI from the coding sequence ATGCAGACGGTTGAGGTGACGGCACGGGTCTGGGACCGCATCCTTGCGTTGCGGCAGGGGCGGGGCTGCGCCTGTTGCGGGCGGTGGAGCGCAGGGGAGCGGGCGGCGTTGTCCCTTTATGCCCCCTTGGCGCGGCGTGATCTGGGGCCGGTGACGGTGGCGCAGATCGGGCAATCGCTGGATGGGCGGATTGCCACGGTTTCGGGCGATGCGAGAGATATTTCCGGGGCGGATGGCTTGGCGCATCTGCATCGGATGCGGGCCTTGGTGGATGGCGTGCTGATCGGGGCGCGGACGGCGTTGCATGATCGGCCACGGCTGACGGTGCGGATGTGCAAGGGGGCCAATCCGGCGCGCATCCTGTTGGACCCGCGCGGGCGGGTGCCGGATGATCTGGAGATTTTCCGCGAGGATGGCGCAAGGCGGATCGTCGTGCAGGCGGTGGATCGCCCGCGCCCATCCGGGGTGGAGGTGATCCATCTGCCGGAAGGCGACGGTTGGTTCGCGCCGGGTGATATTCTGGCGGCATTGCAGATGCGGGGGATCGGGTCGCTTTTGGTGGAAGGCGGGGGCATTACCATCGGACGGTTTCTGGAGGCCGGGCTTTTGACGCGGTTGCAGGTGGCGATTTCGCCGCTGTTGATTGGGGCAGGGCCTGCGAGCTTGACCCTGCGGTCGCCTGTCGCGCGGTTGGCCGATGCGATACGGCCCGAGACGCGCAGCTATGGGTTGGGGCCGGAGGTGGTGTTCGACTGCGCCTTGTCGCCCGAGGCGGTGGCGGCTTGGGCGCCCATTCACGCCGCGCCCGTGGTGGCGGCGGGGGGGATTTGA
- a CDS encoding glycosyltransferase family 4 protein, which yields MTLDLALALPGALETLTGGSFYDRRLVESLRTAGHRVSVVTLPDGFPDPGAEAMAAAVAQVAAEPAGRVVIVDGLAFGAMPTAALARVAAPMVALVHHPLAMEPGMETVRAESLWRRERDNLALARHVLVPSGHVAGLLVDRYGVPAERITVLEPGVDRPAVVEVPKAVPPLILSVGLLDPRKGHDVLIAALDALGDLDWQAVIAGTPRDAAHVAALERQVAASAVGDRIRLAGRVSMEERDALYARASVFALATRYEGYGIVFNEALLAGLPIVSCRAGAVPGTVPAEAGLLVPPDDPAAFAAALRMVLGDDARRMVMADAARRAGAALSGWDAVAARAAAVLAQVAGGVRA from the coding sequence ATGACGCTTGATCTTGCCCTTGCGCTGCCCGGCGCGTTGGAGACCCTGACGGGAGGCTCTTTCTATGACCGTCGTCTGGTGGAATCGCTGCGGACGGCGGGGCATCGGGTGTCGGTGGTGACGCTGCCGGATGGCTTTCCCGATCCGGGGGCAGAGGCGATGGCGGCGGCGGTGGCGCAGGTCGCGGCGGAGCCTGCGGGACGGGTGGTGATTGTGGACGGGCTGGCCTTTGGCGCGATGCCGACGGCGGCGTTGGCGAGGGTCGCGGCGCCGATGGTGGCCTTGGTGCATCATCCGCTGGCGATGGAGCCGGGAATGGAAACCGTGAGGGCCGAAAGCTTGTGGCGGCGGGAGCGGGACAATCTGGCGCTGGCCCGGCATGTTCTGGTGCCAAGCGGGCATGTGGCGGGGTTGCTGGTGGATCGTTACGGGGTTCCGGCCGAGCGGATCACGGTGCTGGAGCCGGGGGTGGATCGGCCTGCTGTGGTGGAGGTGCCGAAGGCGGTGCCGCCCTTGATCTTGTCGGTGGGCTTGCTGGACCCGCGCAAGGGGCATGACGTGCTGATCGCGGCGTTAGATGCGCTTGGTGATCTGGATTGGCAGGCGGTGATCGCGGGGACGCCACGGGATGCGGCGCATGTGGCGGCGCTGGAGCGTCAGGTGGCGGCATCGGCGGTGGGTGATCGGATCAGGCTGGCAGGGCGGGTGTCGATGGAGGAACGCGACGCGCTTTATGCGCGGGCGTCGGTCTTTGCGCTGGCCACGCGCTATGAGGGATATGGGATCGTCTTCAATGAGGCGCTGTTGGCGGGGTTGCCGATCGTGAGTTGCCGTGCGGGCGCGGTGCCGGGGACGGTGCCAGCGGAGGCGGGACTGTTGGTGCCGCCAGACGATCCGGCGGCCTTTGCTGCGGCGCTGCGGATGGTGCTGGGCGATGATGCGCGGCGGATGGTGATGGCGGATGCGGCACGGCGGGCAGGGGCAGCGCTGTCGGGATGGGATGCCGTGGCGGCGCGTGCGGCGGCGGTTCTGGCGCAGGTGGCAGGGGGCGTGCGGGCATGA
- a CDS encoding CDP-alcohol phosphatidyltransferase family protein, which produces MGQVEAGTHGSRALPEGVIPAGAMAFAVAVVVGAFGGAALLAGGAMAGVLAFVARQAARHYPHARFGGCNAVTLARAGAVVGLAALLPFVSGGWVVLAVAAVALAADGVDGWLARRSGLSSAFGARFDMEVDAALAAVLAGHLWLAGQTGAEILALGLMRYVFVAGFLPFPWLAAPLPERFGRKAACVVQIAALILLQAPGWPEGAARGIGVLAVAVLGWSFGRDVIWLWRNRG; this is translated from the coding sequence ATGGGGCAGGTAGAGGCAGGGACCCATGGTTCAAGGGCGCTGCCCGAGGGTGTGATCCCGGCGGGGGCGATGGCCTTTGCTGTGGCGGTTGTGGTGGGGGCCTTCGGCGGGGCCGCGCTTTTGGCGGGCGGTGCGATGGCCGGGGTGCTGGCCTTTGTCGCGCGGCAGGCGGCGAGGCACTATCCGCATGCGCGGTTTGGCGGATGCAATGCGGTGACGCTGGCGCGGGCCGGAGCGGTGGTGGGCTTGGCTGCGTTGCTGCCCTTCGTTTCAGGGGGCTGGGTGGTTTTGGCGGTCGCGGCGGTGGCGCTGGCGGCGGATGGGGTGGATGGGTGGCTGGCACGCAGGAGCGGGCTGTCATCGGCGTTTGGGGCGCGGTTCGACATGGAAGTGGATGCGGCGCTGGCGGCGGTGCTGGCGGGGCATCTGTGGCTGGCGGGGCAGACGGGGGCGGAAATCCTTGCGCTGGGCCTGATGCGTTATGTCTTTGTCGCGGGGTTTCTGCCCTTTCCTTGGCTTGCGGCACCTTTGCCCGAAAGGTTTGGGCGCAAGGCAGCCTGCGTGGTGCAGATCGCCGCGCTGATCCTGTTGCAGGCGCCGGGTTGGCCTGAGGGCGCGGCGCGGGGGATCGGGGTGCTGGCGGTGGCGGTGCTGGGCTGGTCTTTCGGTCGGGATGTGATCTGGCTGTGGCGGAACCGGGGATGA